The Molothrus aeneus isolate 106 chromosome 15, BPBGC_Maene_1.0, whole genome shotgun sequence genome includes a region encoding these proteins:
- the SLU7 gene encoding pre-mRNA-splicing factor SLU7 isoform X1, producing the protein MASGAVANAPPAGGATDVSLEEPKKMTREDWRKKKELEEQRKLGNAPAEVDEEGKDINPHIPQYISSVPWYIDPSKRPTLKHQRPQPEKQKQYNSSGDWYKRGVQEHAVATRYRKGACENCGALTHKKKDCMERPRKVGAKYTGMNIAPDEHVQPQLMFDYDGKRDRWNGYNPEEHMKIVEEYSKVDLAKRTLKAQKLQEELASGKLEQVNSPRHQWGEEESNSQTERDHNSEDEDEDKYADDIDMPGQNFDSKRRITVRNLRIREDIAKYLRNLDPNSAYYDPKTRAMRENPYANTGKNPDEVGYAGDNFVRYTGDTISMAQTQLFAWEAYDKGSEVHLQADPTKLELLYKSFKVKKEDFKAQQKESILEKYGGQEHLDAPPAELLLAQTEDYVEYSRHGTVIKGQEKAIACSKYEEDVKINNHTCIWGSYWKEGKWGYKCCHSFVKYSYCTGEAGKEIANTEASLMEEQPEDEEHMTKPKTLMEIHQEKQKEKKKKKHKKSSNSDSEGEEKKKQEKLKKALNAEEARLLHIKEIMQLDERKRPYNSQYETREPTEEEMEAYRMKRQRPDDPMASFLGQ; encoded by the exons atggCCTCAGGTGCGGTAGCGAACGCCCCTCCTGCCGGAGGGGCAACTGATGTGAGCCTGGAGGAACCAAAAAAAATGACGAGGGAAGattggaggaaaaagaaagaattagaAGAACAGAGAAAACTGGGGAATGCACCTGCTGAAGTGGATGAAGAAGGAAA AGATATCAACCCTCATATTCCTCAGTACATCTCCTCAGTGCCATGGTACATAGATCCTTCTAAGAGACCCACACTAAAGCATCAGAGACCTCAGccagagaagcagaagcagTACAACTCCTCTGGAGATTGGTACAAACGAGGAGTTCAGGAG CACGCCGTGGCCACGCGGTACCGCAAGGGAGCCTGCGAGAACTGCGGGGCCCTGACACACAAGAAGAAGGATTGCATGGAG agaccCAGGAAAGTTGGAGCAAAATACACAGGCATGAACATTGCCCCAGATGAGcatgtgcagccccagctgatGTTTGACTACGACGGGAAGCGAGACAGGTGGAATGGGTATAACCCAGAGGAGCACATGAAAATTGTGGAGGAGTACTCCAAGGTTGATTTG GCCAAACGTACCCTGAAAGCCCAGAAGCTTCAGGAGGAGTTGGCATCAGGGAAGCTGGAGCAAGTG AACTCCCCAAGACACCAGTGGGGAGAAGAGGAATCAAATTCACAGACA GAAAGAGATCATAACagtgaagatgaagatgaagacAAATATGCAGATGACATTGATATGCCTGGGCAGAACTTTGACTCAAAAAGACGCATCACGGTCCGAAATCTGCGCATTCGGGAGGACATTGCCAAA taCTTGAGGAATCTAGATCCAAACTCTGCTTATTATGATCCCAAAACAAGAGCAATGAGGGAGAACCCTTATGCCAACACAGGCAAGAATCCAGATGA AGTTGGTTATGCAGGTGACAACTTCGTTCGCTACACTGGTGATACCATTTCCATGGCACAGACCCAGC TGTTTGCCTGGGAGGCTTATGACAAAGGCTCTGAAGTTCATCTTCAAGCAGACCCTACAAAATTAGAGCTCCTCTATAAAtctttcaaagtgaaaaaagaaGATTTCAAGGCACAGCAGAAAGAAAGTATCCTAGAGAAG TATGGAGGACAAGAACATTTAGATGCCCCGCCAGCTGAACTTCTGTTGGCTCAAACAGAAGATTATGTGGAGTATTCTAGGCATGGAACAGTCATCAAAGGACAGGAGAAAGCTATTGCTTGTTCTAAGTATGAAGAGGATGTGAAGATCAACAACCATACA TGCATTTGGGGTTCATACTGGAAAGAAGGCAAGTGGGGTTACAAGTGCTGCCACTCCTTTGTCAAGTACTCCTACTGTAcaggagaagctgggaaggaaaTTGCT AATACAGAGGCAAGTTTAATGGAGGAGCAGCCTGAGGATGAAGAACACatgacaaaacccaaaacactgatGGAG ATCCAccaagagaaacagaaagagaagaaaaagaagaagcacAAGAAGAGCTCAAACTCAGACAGTGAGGGTgaagagaagaagaagcaagaaaaactaaaaaag GCTCTAAATGCTGAAGAGGCTCGACTTCTCCACATCAAAGAAATCATGCAGTTGGATGAGAGGAAGAGACCATACAACAGCCAGTATGAAACCAGGGAGCCAACAGAAGAGGAGATGGAGGCTTACAGAATGAAAAGGCAGAGACCTGATGACCCCATGGCGTCCTTCCTTGGGCAGTAG
- the SLU7 gene encoding pre-mRNA-splicing factor SLU7 isoform X2 — protein sequence MASGAVANAPPAGGATDVSLEEPKKMTREDWRKKKELEEQRKLGNAPAEVDEEGKDINPHIPQYISSVPWYIDPSKRPTLKHQRPQPEKQKQYNSSGDWYKRGVQEHAVATRYRKGACENCGALTHKKKDCMERPRKVGAKYTGMNIAPDEHVQPQLMFDYDGKRDRWNGYNPEEHMKIVEEYSKVDLAKRTLKAQKLQEELASGKLEQVERDHNSEDEDEDKYADDIDMPGQNFDSKRRITVRNLRIREDIAKYLRNLDPNSAYYDPKTRAMRENPYANTGKNPDEVGYAGDNFVRYTGDTISMAQTQLFAWEAYDKGSEVHLQADPTKLELLYKSFKVKKEDFKAQQKESILEKYGGQEHLDAPPAELLLAQTEDYVEYSRHGTVIKGQEKAIACSKYEEDVKINNHTCIWGSYWKEGKWGYKCCHSFVKYSYCTGEAGKEIANTEASLMEEQPEDEEHMTKPKTLMEIHQEKQKEKKKKKHKKSSNSDSEGEEKKKQEKLKKALNAEEARLLHIKEIMQLDERKRPYNSQYETREPTEEEMEAYRMKRQRPDDPMASFLGQ from the exons atggCCTCAGGTGCGGTAGCGAACGCCCCTCCTGCCGGAGGGGCAACTGATGTGAGCCTGGAGGAACCAAAAAAAATGACGAGGGAAGattggaggaaaaagaaagaattagaAGAACAGAGAAAACTGGGGAATGCACCTGCTGAAGTGGATGAAGAAGGAAA AGATATCAACCCTCATATTCCTCAGTACATCTCCTCAGTGCCATGGTACATAGATCCTTCTAAGAGACCCACACTAAAGCATCAGAGACCTCAGccagagaagcagaagcagTACAACTCCTCTGGAGATTGGTACAAACGAGGAGTTCAGGAG CACGCCGTGGCCACGCGGTACCGCAAGGGAGCCTGCGAGAACTGCGGGGCCCTGACACACAAGAAGAAGGATTGCATGGAG agaccCAGGAAAGTTGGAGCAAAATACACAGGCATGAACATTGCCCCAGATGAGcatgtgcagccccagctgatGTTTGACTACGACGGGAAGCGAGACAGGTGGAATGGGTATAACCCAGAGGAGCACATGAAAATTGTGGAGGAGTACTCCAAGGTTGATTTG GCCAAACGTACCCTGAAAGCCCAGAAGCTTCAGGAGGAGTTGGCATCAGGGAAGCTGGAGCAAGTG GAAAGAGATCATAACagtgaagatgaagatgaagacAAATATGCAGATGACATTGATATGCCTGGGCAGAACTTTGACTCAAAAAGACGCATCACGGTCCGAAATCTGCGCATTCGGGAGGACATTGCCAAA taCTTGAGGAATCTAGATCCAAACTCTGCTTATTATGATCCCAAAACAAGAGCAATGAGGGAGAACCCTTATGCCAACACAGGCAAGAATCCAGATGA AGTTGGTTATGCAGGTGACAACTTCGTTCGCTACACTGGTGATACCATTTCCATGGCACAGACCCAGC TGTTTGCCTGGGAGGCTTATGACAAAGGCTCTGAAGTTCATCTTCAAGCAGACCCTACAAAATTAGAGCTCCTCTATAAAtctttcaaagtgaaaaaagaaGATTTCAAGGCACAGCAGAAAGAAAGTATCCTAGAGAAG TATGGAGGACAAGAACATTTAGATGCCCCGCCAGCTGAACTTCTGTTGGCTCAAACAGAAGATTATGTGGAGTATTCTAGGCATGGAACAGTCATCAAAGGACAGGAGAAAGCTATTGCTTGTTCTAAGTATGAAGAGGATGTGAAGATCAACAACCATACA TGCATTTGGGGTTCATACTGGAAAGAAGGCAAGTGGGGTTACAAGTGCTGCCACTCCTTTGTCAAGTACTCCTACTGTAcaggagaagctgggaaggaaaTTGCT AATACAGAGGCAAGTTTAATGGAGGAGCAGCCTGAGGATGAAGAACACatgacaaaacccaaaacactgatGGAG ATCCAccaagagaaacagaaagagaagaaaaagaagaagcacAAGAAGAGCTCAAACTCAGACAGTGAGGGTgaagagaagaagaagcaagaaaaactaaaaaag GCTCTAAATGCTGAAGAGGCTCGACTTCTCCACATCAAAGAAATCATGCAGTTGGATGAGAGGAAGAGACCATACAACAGCCAGTATGAAACCAGGGAGCCAACAGAAGAGGAGATGGAGGCTTACAGAATGAAAAGGCAGAGACCTGATGACCCCATGGCGTCCTTCCTTGGGCAGTAG
- the PTTG1 gene encoding securin, with amino-acid sequence MATLIFVDQENSELHAPKSQLKLPSGSSKVLAERKQVNTPLPKKAISTSPVTTCSVRKALGNVNKTEGVMSKMDKLKQKNQPCTVNKTGLESCHTVAEEDWPEIENMFPLDPQDFESFALPEEYKLSNINLCGVPLMVFERTYDRCVNMASSPVKTEEISWESNLLQSTADFLATLDEIIDMPPPLYDD; translated from the exons ATGGCAACTCTGATCTTTGTTGATCAGGAGAACAGTGAACTTCATGCTCCCAAGAGTCAGCTGAAGCTCCCTTCAGGATCTT CAAAAGTCTtagctgaaagaaaacaagttaACACTCCACTTCCTAAAAAAGCAATCAGTACTTCTCCAGTCACAACTTGCTCTGTCAGAAAGGCTCTTGGAAATGTGAATAAAACTGAAGGAGTCATGAGCAAGATGGATAAgctaaaacagaaaaatcagcCTTGCACTGTGAACAAA ACTGGATTAGAAAGCTGCCATACAGTGGCTGAAGAAGATTGgccagaaatagaaaatatgttTCCTTTGGATCCTCAAG ACTTTGAGAGTTTTGCTCTTCCTGAAGAATACAAACTCAGCAATATCAACCTGTGTGGTGTTCCCCTCATGGTATTTGAGAGGACATATGACAGATGTGTGAACATGGCTTCTTCCCCAGTGAAGACTGAAGAGATTTCATGGGAATCCA ACTTGCTACAATCAACTGCTGACTTCCTTGCTACCCTGGATGAGATCATTGACATGCCACCTCCACTATATGATGACTAA